Genomic segment of Bacteroidales bacterium:
TCTTATTTCCGCATGACATTTTGGTGGAATATCTTCGCCGTATTTTTTCTTAAATATATTCAAATTGTCGTTTATTATTTTCTCGTCTTCACAATGTACGGCAATTAATACAGGAGCTTCACTAAAAATTGCACTTAATATTTTTTCATCATCGAGCATAATATTGCCTGTAGAAGAGCCCATAAACAGTTTTACTCCACAAGTGTTTTTGGGATTTATTTTTTTTATTTCGTCTAAATTATTACTTGTAGCACCCATAAAGAAAGAGTAATTGGCAAAAGATTTTTCGGATGCAATTTTATTTTTTTCTTCTATTAGTTTTATTGAATCGGTATAAGGAATAGTATTGGGCATTTCGAGATATGAAGTTATGCCTCCGGCGACTGCCGCTTTTGACTCGGTATATATATCGGCTTTTGGGGTTAACCCGGGTTCGCGGAAATGAACATGGCAATCAATAACACCCGGAAATAAATATTTACCTTCGGCATTTATAATATTTTCGGAATATAGAGGAGAATTGTCTGAGTAATTTTTTTTTCTGAAAATGCTTTTTATTCTTTCGCCTTTTATTAGTATATCGGCAATATAATTTTCATTCTCATTAACAATAACAGCATTTTTAACCAGATAATTGTTCATATGTAATAAGCATCATGCTTTTCTTCTATATGATTTCAAAAAGCTTCCGAATTTTAATTTAATTACTCCGAGAAAAGCTTCTTTGAATATTCCTTTGTTCATTTTTGATTTTCCTTCAGTTCTGTCGGTAAATATTATAGGGACTTCAACTATTTTAAAACCAAATTTCCAAGCTGTAAATTTCATTTCAATCTGGAAGGCGTATCCTACAAATTTGATTTTATCTAGTTCTAAAGTTCTAAGTACTTTAGCTTTGTAACACTTAAATCCGGCCGTTGCATCTTTTATTTTCATTCCCGTAACAATTCTTACGTAAACCGAGGCATAATACGACATCAATACTCTACCCATAGGCCAGTTAACAACATTTGCGCCAGAAATATATCTTGACCCGATTGCAAGGTCTGCTCCGTCAACCGCACATGCATTATAAAGATTTATAAGGTCGTCGGGATTGTGCGAGAAGTCAGCATCCATTTCAAAAATGTATTCATAATTTCTGTTCAAAGCCCATTTGAAACCATGAATATATGCGGTTCCTAAACCTAATTTGCCTGTTCGTTCTTCTAAAAATAATTTATCCGGAAATTCTTTTATCAGAAATTTTACAATTTGAGCAGTACCGTCGGGAGAACTATCATCAACAATCAGAATATTGAAATCCTTTGGTAAAGACAATACTTTTCTGATTATTTTAGCAATATTCTCTTTTTCGTTAAATGTTGGTATTATTACTAAACTGTCTGACACAAAATTTAATTTATTCTGTAAAAGTATGAAAATTTATTCAATAGATGTTAACGTTGAAATATTTTTTATAGTATACTCCTAACATTCATTATCATTTTTAATATAAAAATAAAACTGCTCATATACGATGAGAAAGCTTGTCTAAATAATAAAAATTTATTTAATTGGTGTTTAACGGCTTATATGACGGTGTTTGTTAATTTTTTTTTTTATTATCTTTGGAAAATATTGTTTAAAGTCAAAAATAACTACTTGTGAATAACGAACTAAAAAAGAAAATAGAAAAAAGTTTAAGCATGCTTTTTAATCAATTTTATGGTGAAAGTCCTCATGTAATTGAACTATTACCTACTTCGGGTTCTTACAGGGTTTATTATAGATTGGAAAATAAAAGCAAACCAGCAATTGGTGTGTACAATGAAGATATAAAAGAAAATGCAGCATTTATAAACTTTACAAAATATTTCCTGAATAAAAAACTTAATGTTCCCAAAATATATTCCGAAAATTTATCAAACTCAGTTTACTTACTCGAAGATTTAGGCGATGAAACATTATTTTCATTCTTAACATCAAAAAGAGTGGGACAGGAGTGGAGTTCCGAATTTACTAAAATTTACAAAAAAGTAATTGCTCAATTACCTTTATTTCAGATATCAGCAGGAAAAGATTTTGATTATAGTTATTGCTATCCGAGGGCAAGTTTCGACAAGCAATCAATGCTTTGGGATTTAAATTATTTCAAATATTATTTTCTGAAGCTTGCACAAATATCATTTGACGAGCAAAAGCTCGAAAACGATTTTGAAACTCTTTCGGATTATTTACTTCAGGCGGAAAACAATTTCTTTCTATATCGCGATTTTCAATCGAGAAACATAATGCTTGTTAACGGAGAACCTTATTTTATAGATTATCAGGGAGGACGAAAAGGGGCTTTGCAATACGATTTAGCTTCGTTGTTGTACGATGCAAAAGCCGATATTCCTCAAAGTGTCAGAAATGAATTAATTGATTACTATATTAAAGTTGCTTCTTTTTTTATTCCGGTTGATTCTGCTCAATTTAAAAATTATTTTTTTGGATTTGTTTTTATAAGAATAATGCAGGCACTTGGTGCTTATGGTTTCCGTGGATTTTATGAACGTAAAGAACATTTTTTGGCAAGTATTCCTTATGCAATAAAAAATATCGAATGGCTTATAAATAATACTTCAATACCGCTTGAAATTCCCGAGTTAAAAAAATGTTGGGGAAAACTTGTTGAATCATCTTATTTGAAAAAAATCGGACAGTCGGCAAATAAGCTTACTTTGAACATTCAGAGTTTTTCATACAAAAACGGAATTCCTGAAGATGACAGCGGGAATGGAGGAGGATTTGTTTTTGATTGCAGAGCTTTGCCCAACCCGGGAAGATTAATCGCATATAAAACGCTGACAGGAAACGACAGAGAAGTAATTGAATATTTGGAAAAGTCAGAAGAAGTTAAAACTTTTTTGCAAAATATTTTTTCGGTTGTTGATATATCAGTTGAAAATTATAAAAAAAGAAATTTTACTAATCTTCTGGTAACATTTGGTTGTACCGGTGGACAGCATCGCTCTGTATATTGCGCAAATATGCTGACAAAACACTTGAAGGGAAAATATGACAGTAATGTAATTGTTAAGCATAATGAAATAGGTTTGTAGTTACGCTTATTGAACGATATGCTATTTTAACAACAAACTACAAACTTTTTAAACGTTTTTCTATGAAAGCAATGATTTTTGCGGCAGGTTTGGGAACACGCCTGAAACCGCTTACGGATGAAATTCCTAAAGCTCTTGTTAAAATAAACGGAATGACATTATTGGAAATTGCCGTTAAAAAACTTTCTTCTCAGGGAATTAATGACATTATTATAAACGTACATCATTTTGCTGAAAAGGTTAAAGCTTATTTAAAAGAAAAAAATAATTTTAATATAAATATAGCTGTATCCGATGAATCCGATGAATTGCTTGATACAGGAGGAGGACTAAAAAAAGCTTCATGGTTTTTAAATGATGGCAAATCTTTTTTAATTTATAATGTTGATATATTATCCGATATTGATTTAAAAGGATTAATTGATTTTCAGGAGAAATCGAATACTTTGGCAACTCTTGCTGTCAGACAAAGAAAGACATCAAGATACCTTTTGTTTAATGCGAATAATATGCTTTGTGGATGGCAGAACGAAGAAACCAAAGAAATAAGGATTGTAAGGAATTTTGAAAAATATTTGAATGTTGCTGCGTTCAGCGGTATTCAGGTTATTTCACCTGTTATTTTTGATTTGATTACTGAAGAAGGAAAATTTTCACTTGTAAATTTATATTTGCGGCTTTGTGAAAACAACAGGATAATTGCATATTATCATAATGAAGATAATTGGATGGATGTAGGAAAGCTTGAAGATTTGAGCAAAGCAAAAGATTTTTTTATTTTTAATTTTTAAATGTTAAATTTGCAATATATTTTTTAGATAGTAGTCGAATCGCAAACTATAAACTAAAAACAAGAAACTAAATTCGGGGTGTGGCGCAGTTGGCTAGCGTACTAGCATGGGGTGCTAGGGGTCGGAGGTTCAAGTCCTCTCACCCCGACAAAAAGAGGATGTCTATGTTACTTCAGGCATCCTCTTTTTTTTAATTCAAATCAGCAATTTACTTCACAGCAGATGCAAGTTCAGCACCAGCCTTGAATTTTGCCACTTTCTTAGCAGGTATGTTGATTACTTTACCTGTTTGTGGATTTCTTCCTTTTCTTGCAGATCTTTTAACTACTGAGAAAGAACCAAAACCTATTAATGCTACTCTATCACCTTTTTTTAAAGCTTTAGATGTAGTAGTAATAAAAGCGTCAAGAACTTTTCTTGAATCAGCTTTAGTCAGCTTTGATGTTGCTGCAATTGCATCAATTAGTTCAGCTTTGTTCATTTTTTTATAGTTTAAAGGTTAATAATAAAATAAATTATCACTACAAATTTATTGCATTATTAAATAAAAACATTTTTTTAAAAAAAAAATTGATGTTTTGTTTAAAAATGGCGTGTTTTGTTAATAACTTAACTCAAAACATTGGTATTACGCGTAAATTGTTGCCTTCAATACATTATTTTACTATATAATTTTTAAAAAAAAGTTTTGGAATGCAGAAAAACTATGTGTTAATTATTATTGTGGAAAGAATTGTCGGAATAAAAATCGTGAAATCAGTTGTAAAATAATTGTGAGATATTTCGGACAAAATTAAGTAATTTTTCTTTTCTGGTTTTTTTTTCTGAAAAGATGATAATACCTTTATCCAACAAAAAGAGGAAACATATATTTATTATGTTTCCCCTTAGGTTCGTGACCATGCTGGGACTCGAACCCAGGACCCCTGCCTTAAAAGGGCAATGCTCTACCAGCTGAGCTACATAGTCGTAAAAAACGAGTGCAAAGATAAAATTAATATTGAAAAATCACAATATATTTTATATCGCTTTTACAAAAGGTTATCAACAATTTTTAAAATCTTAATGTAATCAGCGTACAATTAATATATTTAAGAATAAATTGTGGCTTTCAAAATAAATAAATTTAAATTTGCAAATGTATAATTCCTTGAAACATATGTTTGGGAAAATAATTCAGGACAAAATGTAATTAAAATATGAAACATATATATTTTTTGCTGTGTTTATTTTTATTTGCGGGTTGCAACCAAAATAATAAAAACAAAAATGATGCTTCTTTAAAAGACACATCCAAAAATACAGGTTGGTATAGAAAGAAAAATGGCAAAGGAAATCTTGTTTTAGAGATGTATTTTAAAAATGGATTGCAGGAGGGAAGCTCAAAAAGTTTTTATGATGACGGGAAACTGCGATATGATGTGATTTACAAAGGCGGCAAACGCGAAGGTACTGCTATATGGTATTATGGCAATGGAGTTACTATTTATGAAACAATAGAATACAAAAATGACAAAAAAAACGGAACTGCAAAAAAATACTACAAAAACGGGAAATTAAAATCAGTATTATCATACAAAGATGACCAACCTGGAATAGGTTTGAAAGAATATGATGAAAAAGGAAAAGAAATTGCAGGTGGTTGTCCTTTTATTATTATTAAAGAAAAAAGAATACCTAATAAAATCATTCTGCTGATTGCACTTGACAATGAATCGGAAAATGTTGAATTTTACCAGGGAGAGCTGACTGATAATGTTTACATGAATAAAAAATTATTTCCTATTTTCACTCAACACGGAAAAGGAAAAATTGTGTATTCGTTTTCTAAATTCACAGGAATTATTCGGAAAATAAATATAATAGCTAAAGTTATAACTTCGCAAAACAATATTTATGTAACTCAATCTTCATATAAAATCAATTTTTAATTATTTTTAGCATATAAAAAAATGATTTACTAACAATTTATTTACTTTTTGTTTTTCAGTACTTTTTTATAGTATCTTTATGTAAAAATTATTAAAAATGAAAAGAAGTATTACTGAAGATATTAGAGAAAATAAAATAATTTATGTAAATGAAAAATATAAAAAAATTTGCATAGATAAAGATTTTAATGTTATTTATTCGGATTTGATTTACAAATTTCCGGTAAGTAGCAAAGCCAACAAAGAAATACTTGAAAAGAATAATTTCAAGTTATTCCAAAACAACTAATATGGGGATGTAAGGTATTTAAAGGCAATTTTGTTTATATCTAAATGTCTTATAATAAATATTATGTTAAATTTTCCCACAATGCCCCATTTAGTTCTTTGTTGTCAGATTGCTTTTAGTAAACTTTTTAAAATAAAATTCGTTTAAATTTAAAATCTAAATTATGACACCAGAAGAAAAATTAGATGCTGTTTTAAATTATCTTTCAAATAATGGAGCTAAAGGAGAAAGTTATAATTATTATAAAGATTTATTGAATTATTTATCTGAAAATAAAACTGATATTCCAAAAGATGAATGCCCTATGATTGTAAATCAATTAATAGAAGATGGTTATGTAAAATGTTATGAAAACGAAATAATAAAAGGAACAGAGCAAATAAAAATAACATTCAAAGGAAAATATTTTATAGGGTATGTACAACAACAAAATAATAAGGAATCAGAAATAACTACCAAATTAGAGGATAAACAGATGATGGTGCATTACCAAATAAAAATGGCGACAATTCAGAAGTGGATTGTTCGGGCAACTGTTGTAACTGGAATTTTTTATTTAATTGAGATTTTGAAAATAATTTATCATCATTGGAATTGGCTTTTTTCTCTTTTCCATTGTCATTAAAAAACGCCCTTTGTAATCTTTCATCACTTGCCGATTTTATTTTTGCATGATTTTTACTCAAAAATCCCGCCAAAATAAAATCCTTCACACGACCACCATAATTTAACATAATAAATTGTTATACAACAGAACCAAATTACATAAGGTTTGTAGTATAACATAACATTATGTTAAATATATTTTTTAATATATTAGAGAATAATTTCCGATTATTATCCCCTATATTCTTTTTATTTTTTATTTAATTTTTCATTAACTTCTTTCAGCTTATCCGTTTGATTTGTTCGGGCATAAATTTGTTTTAAAACTATTAAAGTTTCTTTATCATTTTGACTAATTGCTATTGCTTTTTCCAAATAAAGCTGTGCTTCATCTTTCCACTTACTTTCCCATACAAGTTTTGCTTTATCATACATTTTCTGGTCTTTTATATTTTGACCTGCTGTAAACAATCTCACTCCTTCATTAAAATATAGTGCTCCGAGGTTATACAAAGCATCAAAAAAATCGGGTTTTAATTCGAGTGCTTTCTTAAGGTTTATTTCAGATTCATTATAATAATTCTTATATGTAATCGAATCTGTTTCATAATTAATGTCTTTAACCAGATTAAAATAATTTGTACCTATTGCATATAAAACCGTATAGTTGCTCGGATCTTTTTCAATTGCTAACTTTAGCATATTTTGTGCTTCTTTTATTTGTTTTTTCAACAGGTAAATATTTGCTTCGGCAAGAATAAACTCCAGATTATTGCCTAAGTTTTCTTTCCCTGACTGCAAGGTTTTTAAAGCATTTAAAGTATCTTTCTCACTCAGATAAATATTTGCAAGCATTGTATATATCAATGTTTTCTTATATTTCAAATCAATTAATTTTCGAAAAAAATCTTTTGATTTAACTTTAATTTCGGGCTTTCCTGTATTTTGAGCTGCCACTCCTGCATACATTAATGAATAATAATAAACAGAATCTGTAGTTCCTGTACTTCCTTTTATTTCTATTACTTTAGAAAAAGTATTAACAGCTTTTTCATATTTCTTTCGGTTATATTCCCTTACTGCTTCATTATAAAATTCCAAACCGCAATTATTAAGATTTG
This window contains:
- a CDS encoding nucleotidyltransferase family protein — protein: MKAMIFAAGLGTRLKPLTDEIPKALVKINGMTLLEIAVKKLSSQGINDIIINVHHFAEKVKAYLKEKNNFNINIAVSDESDELLDTGGGLKKASWFLNDGKSFLIYNVDILSDIDLKGLIDFQEKSNTLATLAVRQRKTSRYLLFNANNMLCGWQNEETKEIRIVRNFEKYLNVAAFSGIQVISPVIFDLITEEGKFSLVNLYLRLCENNRIIAYYHNEDNWMDVGKLEDLSKAKDFFIFNF
- a CDS encoding HU family DNA-binding protein — encoded protein: MNKAELIDAIAATSKLTKADSRKVLDAFITTTSKALKKGDRVALIGFGSFSVVKRSARKGRNPQTGKVINIPAKKVAKFKAGAELASAVK
- a CDS encoding RNase adapter RapZ, translated to MNNELKKKIEKSLSMLFNQFYGESPHVIELLPTSGSYRVYYRLENKSKPAIGVYNEDIKENAAFINFTKYFLNKKLNVPKIYSENLSNSVYLLEDLGDETLFSFLTSKRVGQEWSSEFTKIYKKVIAQLPLFQISAGKDFDYSYCYPRASFDKQSMLWDLNYFKYYFLKLAQISFDEQKLENDFETLSDYLLQAENNFFLYRDFQSRNIMLVNGEPYFIDYQGGRKGALQYDLASLLYDAKADIPQSVRNELIDYYIKVASFFIPVDSAQFKNYFFGFVFIRIMQALGAYGFRGFYERKEHFLASIPYAIKNIEWLINNTSIPLEIPELKKCWGKLVESSYLKKIGQSANKLTLNIQSFSYKNGIPEDDSGNGGGFVFDCRALPNPGRLIAYKTLTGNDREVIEYLEKSEEVKTFLQNIFSVVDISVENYKKRNFTNLLVTFGCTGGQHRSVYCANMLTKHLKGKYDSNVIVKHNEIGL
- a CDS encoding polyprenol monophosphomannose synthase, which translates into the protein MSDSLVIIPTFNEKENIAKIIRKVLSLPKDFNILIVDDSSPDGTAQIVKFLIKEFPDKLFLEERTGKLGLGTAYIHGFKWALNRNYEYIFEMDADFSHNPDDLINLYNACAVDGADLAIGSRYISGANVVNWPMGRVLMSYYASVYVRIVTGMKIKDATAGFKCYKAKVLRTLELDKIKFVGYAFQIEMKFTAWKFGFKIVEVPIIFTDRTEGKSKMNKGIFKEAFLGVIKLKFGSFLKSYRRKA
- a CDS encoding tetratricopeptide repeat protein, which translates into the protein MKKIAILFIGMIFLMKLEAQVININSAFKYQREGKLDRAKTAIDEACVNEETKNKAKAWFYKGIIYYDIHSSTNPKFKSLDSNALEIAYNSFMTAFKLDEQEKKYTNELNSNLNNCGLEFYNEAVREYNRKKYEKAVNTFSKVIEIKGSTGTTDSVYYYSLMYAGVAAQNTGKPEIKVKSKDFFRKLIDLKYKKTLIYTMLANIYLSEKDTLNALKTLQSGKENLGNNLEFILAEANIYLLKKQIKEAQNMLKLAIEKDPSNYTVLYAIGTNYFNLVKDINYETDSITYKNYYNESEINLKKALELKPDFFDALYNLGALYFNEGVRLFTAGQNIKDQKMYDKAKLVWESKWKDEAQLYLEKAIAISQNDKETLIVLKQIYARTNQTDKLKEVNEKLNKK